The following proteins are co-located in the Bordetella bronchialis genome:
- the rfaD gene encoding ADP-glyceromanno-heptose 6-epimerase: MIVVTGAAGFIGSNLVRGLNRRGIQDIIAVDDLSDGDKFVNLADCRIADYMDKDYFRQLVGARALPRFSAVFHQGACSDTTERNGKYMMDNNYRVTLELFDYCQAECVPFLYASSAATYGGSSVYAEDPANERPLNVYGYSKLLFDQVLRTRLSSLTAQVVGLRYFNVYGPHEQHKGRMASVAFHNMNQFLAEGHVRLFAGWDGYPDGGQSRDFISVEDVVAVNLHFLDNPQVSGIFNCGTGRAQPFNDVAMAVVNTLREERGEQPLPLDELVKQGLIRYIPFPDDLKGRYQSYTQADTSRLRAAGFDQPMRDVQTGVAEYVRYWRARE, from the coding sequence ATGATCGTGGTAACCGGGGCCGCGGGCTTCATCGGCAGCAATCTGGTGCGCGGTCTGAACCGTCGCGGAATCCAGGACATCATTGCCGTGGACGACCTGAGCGATGGCGACAAATTCGTCAATCTGGCGGACTGCCGCATCGCCGACTACATGGACAAGGACTACTTCCGCCAACTGGTGGGCGCGCGCGCGCTACCGCGCTTCAGCGCCGTATTCCACCAGGGCGCGTGCTCGGACACGACCGAGCGCAACGGCAAGTACATGATGGACAACAACTACCGCGTCACGCTGGAGTTGTTCGATTATTGCCAGGCGGAATGCGTGCCTTTCCTGTATGCCTCGTCGGCGGCCACCTATGGCGGATCGTCGGTCTACGCGGAAGATCCCGCCAACGAGCGCCCGCTGAACGTCTACGGCTATTCCAAGCTGTTGTTTGACCAGGTGCTGCGCACGCGCTTGTCCTCACTGACCGCCCAGGTGGTGGGCTTGCGCTACTTCAACGTCTACGGCCCGCACGAACAGCACAAGGGGCGCATGGCGTCGGTGGCGTTCCACAACATGAACCAGTTCCTGGCGGAAGGCCACGTGCGCCTGTTCGCCGGCTGGGACGGCTATCCTGACGGCGGCCAGAGCCGCGACTTTATCTCCGTGGAGGACGTGGTCGCGGTCAATCTGCATTTCCTGGACAACCCGCAGGTATCGGGCATTTTCAATTGCGGGACCGGCCGCGCGCAGCCCTTCAATGACGTCGCGATGGCCGTGGTCAACACTTTGCGCGAAGAGCGCGGCGAACAGCCGCTGCCGCTGGACGAACTCGTCAAGCAAGGCCTGATCCGCTACATCCCTTTCCCGGACGACTTGAAAGGCCGCTACCAAAGCTATACCCAGGCCGACACCAGCCGCCTGCGGGCGGCGGGCTTCGACCAGCCCATGCGCGATGTGCAGACGGGCGTGGCGGAATACGTCCGCTACTGGCGCGCGCGCGAATAA